A single Lolium perenne isolate Kyuss_39 chromosome 6, Kyuss_2.0, whole genome shotgun sequence DNA region contains:
- the LOC127309716 gene encoding uncharacterized protein: MASEPLKGTLPAPISPTKPSRLARHITLQGPVHPAYDLMLERCCMFADFGRLLGYTFSATGLGFLATSFLARHRAPYLPSQSVMQVLLAVPPRHVILMVGCACACLPVKTKMEYYDLQLGFAKTVLKSGDERTKTELAKLILNKHSDDKSLVEAVKRHFVADHVFSDQHQEKPRLLRWRERGTYLDGALLEEMKEYEEELKEHKAKLQKLKKELEALLKRMMKYEANNSDDEAESSVNVGLFQEDPLACILGTPGNIKETGDR, translated from the exons atggcgtccgagcctcttaaaggaacgctgccggcgcccatttccccgaccaaaCCATCTCGTCTAGCTCGCCATATCACGCTGCAGGGCCCGGTGCACCCGGCGTACGACCTCATGCTCGAGAGGTGCTGCATGTTCGCCGACTTCGGGCGCCTCCTGGGCTACACCTTCTCGGCCACCGGCCTAGGATTCCTCGCTACATCGTTTCTTGCAAGACATCGCGCGCCCTATCTCCCCTCTCAATCTGTCA TGCAGGTATTGCTCGCGGTTCCGCCTCGGCATGTAATACTCATGGTTGGCTGCGCTTGCG CTTGTTTGCCCGTGAAGACCAAGATGGAGTACTATGATCTCCAGCTTGGGTTTGCAAAGACCGTTCTGAAATCTGGAGACGAGCGCACCAAGACGGAGCTTGCCAAATT AATACTGAACAAGCATAGCGATGACAAATCACTGGTTGAAGCTGTGAAGAGGCACTTCGTAGCTGACCACGTGTTCAGTGATCAGCACCAAGAGAAACCGCGGCTTCTCCGGTGGCGCGAACGCGGTACATACTTGGACGGTGCTTTGCTGGAGGAGATGAAGGAGTATGAAGAAGAGCTGAAGGAGCATAAAGCAAAGCTGCAAAAGTTAAAGAAGGAGCTTGAAGCATTGCTGAAAAGGATGATGAAGTATGAAGCAAACAACTCTGATGATGAGGCTGAATCAAGTGTCAACGTT GGATTATTTCAGGAGGACCCACTGGCTTGTATTCTTGGTACTCCAGGGAACATCAAGGAGACGGGAGATCGATGA